The following are encoded together in the Streptomyces sp. NBC_00341 genome:
- a CDS encoding PRC-barrel domain-containing protein — translation MQTDIDPRSLIGRKAFDREGTKIGTVDEVYLDDATGVPEWAAVRTGLFSRDAFVPLEPSEFVKDVLRVPFDRTLIRDAPDFGVGRHLSPEQELQLYRHYGLDSPPEETAPDRDFGRLAGQDE, via the coding sequence GTGCAGACCGACATCGATCCGCGCAGCCTGATCGGCCGCAAGGCCTTCGACCGCGAGGGCACCAAGATCGGAACCGTGGACGAGGTGTACCTCGACGACGCGACCGGTGTGCCGGAGTGGGCGGCGGTGCGCACCGGACTGTTCAGCCGGGACGCCTTCGTCCCGCTGGAGCCCAGCGAGTTCGTCAAGGACGTGCTTCGCGTCCCCTTCGACCGCACCCTGATCAGGGACGCACCCGACTTCGGGGTCGGCCGGCACCTCTCGCCGGAACAGGAGCTCCAGCTCTACCGGCACTACGGTCTGGACTCCCCGCCAGAGGAGACCGCCCCTGACCGGGACTTCGGCAGGCTGGCCGGCCAGGACGAGTAG
- a CDS encoding DNA polymerase IV: MRAAPTILHLDMDAFYASAEQASKPSLRGKPVVVGGLGPRGVVATASYEARRFGVHSAMPMAQARRLAPNAAYLVPRFALYRTVSDQVMELLGRLSPLVEPLSLDEAFVDLEAGGTADGAASALAIGEQLRGAIEAVTGLSGSVGLAGSKMLAKIASEEAKPDGIMLIEPGTEREMLAPMPVRTLPGVGPATADHLRRAGMTTVNDLAEAGEAELVRLLGKAHGSSLHRMASGHDDRPVVAERDAKSVSVEDTFDMDLHDRVRVRSEVERLADRCVQRLRAAERSGRTVVLKVRRYDFSTLTRSETLRGPTDDPTVVREAAARLLESVDTTGGVRLLGVGVTGLADYTQEDLFAQAADERAAAGLAADLAAAGQAGGAETGGDAGTDEGRPEPGEPEQESAEQLAARRWPAGHDVRHDAHGHGWVQGSGVGRVTVRFEEPESAPGRVRTFRIDDPALRPADPLPLVRDPADYSSWPASLPKSRSGAVSSGGESRP; the protein is encoded by the coding sequence GTGAGAGCCGCGCCGACCATCCTGCATCTGGACATGGATGCCTTCTACGCCTCTGCCGAGCAGGCGTCGAAGCCGAGTCTGCGCGGCAAACCGGTCGTGGTGGGCGGGCTGGGACCGCGCGGGGTCGTCGCCACCGCCTCGTACGAGGCCCGGCGTTTCGGGGTCCACTCGGCCATGCCGATGGCGCAGGCCAGACGGCTGGCGCCGAACGCCGCCTATCTGGTGCCGCGCTTCGCGCTGTACCGGACGGTGAGCGACCAGGTCATGGAGCTGCTGGGCCGGCTGTCGCCGCTGGTGGAGCCACTGAGCCTGGACGAGGCCTTCGTCGACCTGGAGGCGGGCGGCACCGCGGACGGCGCGGCTTCCGCGCTGGCCATCGGCGAGCAGCTGCGCGGGGCGATCGAGGCGGTCACCGGACTCAGTGGATCCGTCGGCCTGGCAGGCTCCAAGATGCTGGCCAAGATCGCCTCGGAGGAGGCGAAGCCCGACGGGATCATGCTGATAGAGCCGGGTACCGAGCGGGAGATGCTCGCGCCCATGCCGGTGCGCACCCTGCCCGGCGTCGGGCCGGCCACCGCGGACCATCTGCGGCGCGCCGGGATGACCACGGTGAACGACCTGGCAGAGGCGGGCGAGGCGGAGCTCGTACGGCTGCTGGGCAAGGCACACGGCAGCTCGCTGCACCGGATGGCCTCCGGCCACGACGACCGGCCGGTCGTGGCCGAGCGCGACGCGAAATCGGTCTCGGTCGAGGACACCTTCGACATGGACCTGCACGACCGGGTCCGGGTCAGGAGCGAGGTCGAGCGGCTCGCCGACCGATGTGTCCAGCGGCTGCGCGCGGCGGAGCGCTCGGGCAGGACCGTGGTGCTGAAGGTGCGCCGTTACGACTTCTCGACCCTGACCCGCTCCGAGACGCTGCGCGGGCCCACCGACGACCCCACGGTGGTCCGGGAGGCCGCGGCGCGGCTCCTGGAGTCCGTGGACACCACCGGGGGAGTGCGGCTGCTGGGAGTGGGCGTCACCGGGCTGGCCGACTACACCCAGGAGGACCTGTTCGCGCAGGCGGCCGACGAGCGCGCCGCGGCCGGGCTCGCCGCAGACCTTGCCGCCGCCGGGCAGGCCGGAGGTGCGGAGACCGGCGGGGACGCGGGAACGGACGAGGGCCGGCCGGAGCCGGGGGAGCCGGAACAGGAGAGCGCCGAGCAGCTCGCGGCCCGCCGCTGGCCGGCCGGACACGACGTGCGGCACGACGCCCACGGCCACGGCTGGGTGCAGGGCAGCGGGGTCGGCCGGGTCACGGTGCGCTTCGAGGAGCCGGAATCGGCGCCCGGCCGGGTGCGTACGTTCCGCATCGACGATCCGGCACTCCGGCCCGCCGATCCGCTGCCGCTCGTGCGGGACCCGGCCGACTACTCGTCCTGGCCGGCCAGCCTGCCGAAGTCCCGGTCAGGGGCGGTCTCCTCTGGCGGGGAGTCCAGACCGTAG
- a CDS encoding MerR family transcriptional regulator — translation MGSSGDGAAVGGPYPQQGSSADQTIRQPAAPAAVAGGGVASAKDIGYRGPTACAAAGITYRQLDYWARTGLVEPSVRPAYGSGTQRLYSFRDVVLLKIVKRFLDTGVALQNIRTTVQHLRARGFQDLERMTLMSDGATVYECSSPAEVVELLQGGQGVFGIAVGVVWRDVDVALSQLHGERVDTGETLIGNNPADELARRRNRAG, via the coding sequence GTGGGAAGCAGCGGCGACGGTGCGGCAGTGGGTGGGCCGTATCCGCAGCAGGGGAGTTCAGCCGACCAGACCATCAGGCAGCCGGCTGCGCCGGCTGCGGTGGCGGGGGGCGGCGTGGCATCGGCCAAGGACATCGGCTATCGCGGGCCGACAGCATGCGCGGCGGCGGGGATCACTTATCGACAGCTCGACTACTGGGCCCGTACGGGCCTGGTCGAGCCGAGCGTCCGGCCGGCCTACGGGTCGGGCACACAACGGCTCTACAGCTTCAGGGACGTCGTCCTGCTGAAGATCGTGAAGCGCTTCCTCGACACCGGGGTGGCCCTCCAGAACATCCGCACCACGGTCCAGCACCTGCGGGCCCGTGGGTTCCAGGACCTGGAGCGCATGACGCTGATGAGCGACGGAGCGACGGTCTACGAGTGCTCCTCGCCCGCCGAGGTCGTAGAGCTGCTCCAGGGGGGTCAGGGCGTCTTCGGTATCGCCGTGGGGGTGGTCTGGCGGGACGTGGACGTCGCGCTGTCACAGCTGCACGGGGAGCGGGTGGACACCGGCGAGACGCTGATCGGGAACAACCCCGCCGATGAGCTCGCCCGACGGCGCAACCGGGCCGGCTGA
- a CDS encoding bifunctional nuclease family protein — MNELDVVGVRVEMPSNQPIVLLREVGGDRYLPIWIGPGEATAIAFAQQGMAPARPLTHDLFKDVLEAVGQELTEVRITDLREGVFYAELVFASGVEVSARPSDAIALALRTGTPIYGSDGVLDDAGIAIPDEQEDEVEKFREFLDQISPEDFGTNSQ, encoded by the coding sequence GTGAACGAGCTCGACGTTGTGGGTGTCCGGGTGGAAATGCCCTCCAACCAGCCGATCGTGCTCCTGCGTGAAGTGGGAGGCGACCGGTACCTCCCTATTTGGATCGGTCCTGGCGAGGCGACCGCGATCGCCTTCGCCCAGCAGGGCATGGCTCCGGCGAGGCCGCTGACCCATGACCTCTTCAAGGATGTGCTCGAGGCCGTGGGCCAGGAGCTCACCGAGGTCCGGATCACGGACCTCAGGGAAGGGGTCTTCTACGCGGAGCTGGTCTTCGCGAGCGGAGTCGAGGTGAGTGCGCGGCCGTCCGACGCCATAGCGCTCGCCTTGCGTACCGGAACGCCGATCTACGGCAGTGACGGGGTGCTCGATGACGCGGGAATCGCGATTCCCGACGAGCAGGAGGACGAGGTGGAGAAGTTCCGCGAATTCCTCGACCAGATCTCGCCGGAGGACTTCGGCACGAACAGTCAGTGA
- a CDS encoding MerR family transcriptional regulator — MLRTPTGGAGNGTATADDRPMSIGTVLLQLRDEFPEVTISKIRFLEAEGLVEPQRTPSGYRKFRPDDVERLAQVLRMQRDHYLPLKVIREHLDAVARGERAPLPAPDGERDFTDGSWTGGTGRATAARIGRAELLAAAEVTESDLDAWESYGLVVPSADGGYDAETVTVARLVADLGRFGLEPRHLRAMRAAADREAGLIEQVVAPLRRHRNPQTRAHAEATAKELAELSVRLHSALVQTALQIRLH; from the coding sequence ATGCTGAGAACACCGACGGGCGGTGCCGGAAACGGCACCGCCACCGCCGACGACCGCCCGATGAGCATCGGCACGGTGCTCCTGCAGCTGCGGGACGAGTTTCCCGAAGTCACCATCTCCAAGATCCGGTTCCTGGAGGCGGAGGGGCTCGTCGAGCCGCAGCGGACGCCCTCGGGCTATCGCAAGTTCCGCCCCGACGATGTCGAGCGGCTCGCCCAGGTGCTGCGGATGCAGCGGGACCACTACCTTCCGCTCAAGGTCATCCGCGAGCACCTGGACGCAGTCGCCCGGGGCGAGCGAGCACCCCTGCCGGCCCCGGACGGTGAGCGGGACTTCACCGACGGCAGCTGGACCGGCGGGACGGGCCGGGCCACCGCCGCCCGCATCGGCCGGGCCGAGCTGCTCGCTGCCGCGGAGGTCACCGAGAGCGACCTTGACGCGTGGGAGTCGTACGGTCTGGTCGTGCCGTCGGCCGACGGCGGATACGACGCCGAGACGGTCACCGTCGCCAGGCTCGTGGCGGATCTGGGCCGGTTCGGTCTGGAACCGCGGCATCTGCGCGCCATGCGGGCGGCCGCGGACCGGGAGGCCGGGCTGATCGAGCAGGTGGTCGCACCCCTGCGCCGGCACCGGAATCCGCAGACCAGAGCCCATGCCGAGGCCACCGCGAAGGAGCTGGCGGAGCTCTCTGTGCGGCTGCATTCGGCCCTGGTACAGACCGCGCTCCAGATCAGACTCCACTGA
- a CDS encoding FHA domain-containing protein: protein MRGAWWKLSSRYGRCEDVRVGRCVHSGFVLPHGRVCFGQGESPVKLFGKLFGKSARDEAARHRAPRNGQADEQGSERPLFRDQVGGPGGDNSGASSVDPAGPGRIGFGEPSTSSTGGGFTPRQEGSSMPVCTRCGHRNAEASRFCSNCGAPLRGGVPERASETTSTISISGLEAYEAEATGQTSAPSLSPEAQAAVDALPLGSALLVVRRGPNSGSRFLLDGDLTTAGRHPQSDIFLDDVTVSRRHVEFRRSPDGSFTVEDVGSLNGTYVNRERIDSVALSNGDEVQIGKYRLVFYASQRAI, encoded by the coding sequence ATTCGTGGTGCGTGGTGGAAACTGTCGAGTAGATACGGACGTTGTGAAGATGTCCGGGTCGGCAGGTGTGTTCATTCAGGGTTCGTCCTGCCCCACGGGCGGGTCTGTTTCGGTCAAGGGGAATCGCCCGTGAAGTTGTTTGGAAAGTTGTTCGGCAAGAGCGCACGCGATGAGGCTGCCCGCCATCGCGCGCCGCGTAATGGTCAAGCCGACGAGCAGGGCTCGGAGCGCCCGCTCTTCCGCGATCAGGTGGGAGGCCCGGGGGGTGACAATTCGGGCGCGTCGTCTGTTGACCCCGCCGGTCCCGGCCGCATAGGTTTCGGAGAACCGTCAACCTCAAGTACGGGTGGAGGGTTCACCCCGAGGCAGGAGGGTTCGTCCATGCCGGTCTGTACGAGGTGCGGTCACCGCAATGCCGAAGCCAGCCGTTTCTGCTCCAACTGCGGCGCGCCGCTGAGGGGCGGGGTTCCCGAGCGGGCCTCGGAGACGACGTCGACCATCTCCATCTCCGGCCTCGAGGCCTACGAGGCGGAGGCGACCGGTCAGACGTCGGCGCCGTCGCTCTCGCCCGAGGCCCAGGCCGCTGTGGACGCCCTGCCGCTCGGCTCGGCGCTCCTGGTGGTGCGCCGCGGTCCGAATTCGGGCAGCCGCTTCCTGCTGGACGGTGATCTGACCACGGCCGGCCGCCACCCGCAGAGCGATATCTTCCTCGACGACGTGACGGTCTCGCGCCGCCACGTGGAGTTCCGCCGGAGTCCCGACGGCAGCTTCACGGTCGAGGACGTGGGCAGCCTCAACGGCACGTACGTCAATCGTGAGCGCATCGACTCCGTCGCGCTGTCCAACGGTGACGAAGTGCAGATCGGTAAGTACCGGCTGGTCTTCTACGCGAGCCAGCGGGCCATCTGA
- a CDS encoding DUF881 domain-containing protein, translating into MSNDEEFTGDREQPGERPVDAPKELTGRQRLLAGIWPPRVTRAQLIVAVLLFVLGLGLAIQVRSNSDNSALRGARQEDLVRILDEVDDRSQRLEDEKQRLDDQRTELENSSDQAEEARKQTVEKERQLGILAGTVAAHGPGITLTINDPGDAVEADKLLDALQELRAAGAEAIEVNGVRVVANTYFSGDGGAIKVDGRKISAPYVFKVIGKPQDLEPALNIPGGVVQTLEKEQATVHVSQAEDIVVNALRPAERPDYARSSAQ; encoded by the coding sequence ATGAGCAACGACGAGGAATTCACCGGCGACCGGGAACAGCCCGGCGAGCGGCCCGTGGACGCGCCCAAGGAGCTCACCGGACGCCAGCGACTGCTCGCCGGCATCTGGCCGCCGCGGGTGACCCGCGCCCAACTCATCGTCGCGGTACTGCTGTTCGTGCTCGGTCTCGGGCTCGCGATTCAGGTGCGGTCCAACAGCGACAACAGCGCCCTGCGTGGCGCGCGTCAGGAGGACCTGGTCCGCATCCTCGACGAGGTGGACGACCGTTCGCAGCGGCTGGAGGACGAGAAGCAGCGCCTGGACGACCAGCGCACGGAGCTGGAGAACAGCTCCGACCAGGCGGAGGAGGCCCGTAAGCAGACGGTCGAGAAGGAGCGTCAACTCGGCATCCTCGCGGGCACGGTGGCGGCGCACGGCCCGGGAATCACCCTCACCATCAACGACCCGGGTGACGCGGTCGAGGCGGACAAGCTGCTCGACGCGCTTCAGGAGCTCCGGGCTGCCGGCGCCGAGGCCATCGAGGTCAACGGTGTGCGGGTGGTGGCCAATACGTACTTCTCCGGTGACGGCGGCGCCATCAAGGTCGACGGGCGGAAGATCTCGGCTCCGTACGTCTTCAAGGTCATCGGCAAGCCGCAGGATCTGGAACCGGCGCTGAACATCCCGGGAGGCGTGGTGCAGACGTTGGAGAAGGAGCAGGCCACCGTGCACGTGTCGCAGGCCGAGGACATTGTCGTGAACGCCTTGCGACCGGCGGAGCGGCCTGACTACGCTCGGTCGTCGGCCCAGTGA
- a CDS encoding small basic family protein: MIAVLGLVVGVVVGLLVRPEVPAVVEPYLPIAVVAALDAVFGGLRAMLDGIFVDKVFVVSFLSNVVVAALIVFLGDKLGVGAQLSTGVVVVLGIRIFSNAAAIRRHVFRA; the protein is encoded by the coding sequence GTGATCGCCGTACTGGGCCTCGTCGTGGGAGTCGTGGTCGGACTGTTGGTCCGGCCCGAAGTGCCGGCGGTGGTCGAGCCCTACCTCCCGATCGCCGTCGTGGCCGCCCTCGATGCCGTCTTCGGCGGCCTCCGGGCGATGCTCGACGGAATCTTCGTCGACAAGGTCTTCGTGGTCTCGTTCCTCTCGAACGTGGTCGTGGCCGCCCTTATCGTCTTCCTGGGCGACAAGCTGGGCGTCGGTGCCCAGCTCTCCACCGGTGTGGTGGTCGTCCTGGGTATCCGGATCTTCTCCAACGCCGCCGCCATCCGCCGGCACGTCTTCCGGGCCTGA
- a CDS encoding DUF881 domain-containing protein, whose protein sequence is MSQQPPDRSTASPPARPDASMSLLTNVMDHSLDDGYAEASARRKADGRAGLPRTLKAKLGFAACLALAALVVTLGAAQARVSAPVLAKEREELIDRIDAETDAADTLEDQVEKVRDDVGRRQRKALEKHGGDQAELVALLSGATAVHGPGVKLVVDDAKDTDQGGGGPRETSGFSDTGRVRDRDMQRVVNGLWQSGAEAIAINGQRLTALSAIRAAGDAILVDNKPLVPPYSVLAVGDGKKLGAAFRDSADGQYLQALKDTFDIRTSISVQEKVNLPAAPSMIVRTAEPYKAADTGSGAADTGKGTS, encoded by the coding sequence ATGTCGCAGCAGCCCCCCGATCGGAGTACGGCCTCGCCGCCCGCGCGCCCCGACGCATCCATGTCGCTGCTGACCAATGTGATGGACCACAGCCTGGACGACGGATACGCCGAGGCATCGGCCCGTCGCAAGGCCGACGGCCGGGCCGGCCTGCCCCGCACGCTCAAGGCGAAGCTGGGCTTCGCGGCGTGCCTGGCGCTGGCCGCGCTCGTTGTCACTCTGGGCGCCGCACAGGCACGGGTCTCGGCGCCGGTCCTCGCCAAGGAACGCGAAGAGCTGATCGACCGGATCGATGCGGAGACCGACGCGGCCGACACCCTTGAGGACCAGGTCGAGAAGGTCCGCGACGACGTCGGCCGACGCCAGCGCAAAGCTCTGGAAAAACACGGCGGCGACCAGGCGGAACTGGTAGCGCTGCTCTCCGGCGCGACCGCCGTGCACGGGCCCGGCGTGAAGCTGGTCGTCGACGACGCGAAGGACACCGACCAGGGCGGCGGCGGGCCGCGTGAGACCAGTGGCTTCTCCGACACCGGACGGGTCCGGGACCGGGATATGCAGCGGGTCGTCAACGGGCTGTGGCAGTCCGGCGCCGAAGCGATCGCCATCAACGGGCAGCGTCTGACCGCCCTGTCGGCGATCCGGGCCGCGGGCGACGCCATACTGGTCGACAACAAACCGCTCGTGCCGCCGTACTCGGTGCTCGCGGTGGGGGACGGGAAGAAGCTCGGTGCCGCCTTCCGCGACAGCGCCGACGGCCAGTACCTGCAAGCGCTGAAGGACACCTTCGACATCAGGACGAGCATCTCCGTCCAGGAGAAGGTGAACCTCCCGGCCGCCCCGAGCATGATCGTACGGACAGCAGAGCCTTATAAGGCCGCAGACACCGGCAGTGGTGCGGCAGACACAGGGAAGGGCACATCGTGA
- a CDS encoding mannose-1-phosphate guanyltransferase produces the protein MKAVVMAGGEGTRLRPMTSSMPKPLLPVANRPIMEHVLRLLKRHGLNETVVTVQFLASLVKNYFGDGEELGMELTYANEEKPLGTAGSVKNAEEALKDDTFLVISGDALTDFDLTDLIAFHKEKGGLVTVCLTRVPNPLEFGITIVDEAGQVERFLEKPTWGQVFSDTVNTGIYVMEPEVFDYVEADVSVDWSGDVFPQLMKEGKPIYGYVAEGYWEDVGTHESYVKAQADVLERKVDVEIDGFEISPGVWVAEGAEVHPDAVLRGPLYIGDYAKVEAGVEIREHTVIGSNVVVKSGAFLHKAVVHDNVYIGDHSNLRGCVIGKNTDIMRAARIEDGAVIGDECLVGEESIIQGNVRVYPFKTIEAGAFVNTSVIWESRGQAHLFGARGVSGILNVEITPELAVRLAGAYATTLKKGSTVTTARDHSRGARALKRAVISALQASAIDVRDLENVPLPVARQQTARGSAGGIMIRTSPGVPDSVDIMFFDASGADLSQAQQRKLDRVYARQEYRRAFPGEIGDLHFPSSVFDSYTGSLLRNVDTAGIADAGLKVVVDASNGSAGLVLPSLLGRLGVDALTINPGLDESRPTESAETRRSGLVRLGEIVSSARAAFGVRFDPVGERLSLVDERGRIIEDDRALLVMLDLVAAERRSGRVALPVTTTRIAEQVAAYHGTQVEWTTTSPDDLTRVGREEGTIFGGDGRGGFIVPEFSSVFDGSAAFVRLIGLVARTQLTLSQIDARIPRAHVLRRDLATPWAVKGLVMRRVVEAAGDRDVDTTDGVRVVEADGRWVMVLPDRAEAVTHLWAEGPDDASAQALLDEWSTIVESSGD, from the coding sequence ATGAAGGCCGTCGTGATGGCTGGTGGTGAAGGCACTCGCCTTCGCCCCATGACCTCAAGCATGCCCAAACCGCTCCTGCCCGTAGCCAATCGGCCGATCATGGAGCATGTGCTTCGGCTGCTGAAGAGGCACGGGCTCAACGAGACGGTTGTGACCGTCCAGTTTCTCGCGTCCCTGGTGAAGAACTACTTCGGGGACGGCGAAGAGCTCGGAATGGAGCTCACCTACGCCAATGAGGAGAAACCGCTCGGCACCGCGGGCAGCGTGAAGAATGCCGAAGAGGCATTGAAGGACGACACCTTCCTCGTCATCTCCGGTGACGCTCTCACCGATTTCGATCTCACCGACCTCATCGCGTTCCACAAGGAAAAGGGCGGCCTGGTCACGGTCTGCCTCACCCGTGTACCGAATCCCCTGGAATTCGGGATCACGATCGTGGACGAAGCGGGTCAGGTCGAGCGGTTCCTGGAGAAGCCCACCTGGGGCCAGGTCTTCTCGGACACCGTCAACACGGGTATCTACGTGATGGAGCCCGAGGTCTTCGACTACGTCGAGGCCGATGTCTCCGTGGACTGGTCCGGAGACGTCTTCCCGCAGCTCATGAAGGAAGGCAAGCCGATCTACGGCTATGTCGCCGAGGGCTACTGGGAGGACGTGGGAACGCACGAGAGCTACGTCAAGGCCCAGGCCGACGTTCTTGAGCGCAAGGTCGACGTGGAGATCGACGGTTTCGAGATCTCGCCCGGTGTATGGGTGGCCGAAGGCGCGGAGGTACATCCCGACGCGGTACTCCGGGGCCCTCTGTACATCGGTGACTACGCCAAGGTCGAGGCCGGGGTCGAGATCCGTGAACACACGGTCATCGGGTCGAACGTCGTCGTGAAGAGCGGGGCGTTCCTGCACAAGGCCGTGGTGCACGACAACGTGTACATCGGTGATCACAGCAATCTGCGCGGCTGTGTCATCGGCAAGAACACCGACATCATGCGTGCCGCCCGGATCGAGGACGGCGCCGTCATCGGCGACGAATGCCTCGTCGGCGAGGAATCGATCATTCAGGGCAACGTCCGCGTCTACCCCTTCAAGACCATTGAGGCAGGCGCATTCGTCAACACCTCGGTGATCTGGGAGTCGCGCGGACAGGCTCATCTGTTCGGAGCGCGCGGTGTCTCCGGAATCCTGAACGTCGAGATCACACCGGAACTGGCCGTCAGGCTGGCCGGAGCGTACGCCACGACGCTGAAGAAGGGTTCGACGGTCACCACCGCGCGTGACCACTCCCGAGGGGCCCGAGCGCTGAAGCGCGCGGTGATCTCGGCCCTTCAGGCCAGTGCCATCGATGTCCGCGACCTGGAGAACGTACCGCTGCCCGTGGCGCGTCAGCAGACCGCACGCGGCAGCGCTGGCGGCATCATGATCCGGACGTCGCCGGGTGTCCCCGACTCCGTCGACATCATGTTCTTCGACGCGAGCGGTGCGGACCTCTCCCAGGCGCAGCAGCGAAAGCTGGACCGCGTCTACGCCCGGCAGGAGTACCGCCGCGCCTTCCCCGGCGAGATCGGCGATCTGCACTTCCCGTCCAGTGTCTTCGACTCGTACACCGGATCCCTGCTGCGGAACGTGGACACCGCCGGAATCGCCGATGCCGGGCTCAAGGTCGTCGTCGACGCCTCCAACGGCAGCGCGGGGCTTGTTCTGCCCAGCCTGCTGGGACGGCTCGGTGTGGACGCGCTGACCATCAATCCGGGGCTGGACGAGTCGCGTCCCACCGAGTCCGCCGAGACCCGGCGGTCCGGACTGGTACGGCTCGGGGAGATCGTCTCCTCGGCCAGGGCGGCCTTCGGCGTCCGGTTCGACCCGGTCGGTGAACGGCTCTCCCTGGTCGACGAGCGGGGCCGGATCATCGAGGACGACCGGGCCCTGCTCGTCATGCTCGACCTAGTCGCCGCCGAGCGACGCAGCGGGCGGGTGGCGCTGCCGGTGACCACCACCCGGATCGCCGAGCAGGTGGCCGCGTACCACGGCACCCAGGTCGAGTGGACGACGACATCACCGGACGACCTGACCAGGGTCGGACGCGAGGAAGGCACCATCTTCGGTGGAGACGGCCGGGGCGGCTTCATCGTTCCGGAATTCAGCAGTGTCTTCGACGGCTCGGCCGCATTCGTGCGGCTGATCGGGCTGGTCGCCAGGACGCAGCTCACGCTCAGCCAGATCGACGCACGTATCCCGCGCGCCCATGTGCTGCGCCGTGATCTGGCGACTCCGTGGGCCGTGAAGGGGCTGGTGATGCGCCGGGTCGTCGAGGCCGCCGGAGACCGTGACGTCGACACGACGGACGGCGTCCGGGTCGTCGAGGCCGACGGCCGCTGGGTAATGGTGCTCCCGGACCGGGCGGAAGCGGTCACCCACCTGTGGGCGGAAGGGCCGGACGACGCATCGGCGCAGGCCCTGCTGGACGAGTGGTCGACGATCGTCGAGAGCTCGGGCGACTGA
- a CDS encoding CDP-alcohol phosphatidyltransferase family protein, which produces MEVQETRVQTNRVLTIPNILSMARLVGVPVFLWLILRPEFGGPKSDGWALLVLMFSGISDYLDGKLARRWNQISSLGRLLDPAADRLYILSTLVGLTWREILPLWLTAALLARELMLLVMVGILRRHGYPPPQVNFLGKAATFNLMYAFPLLLLSDGGGWLAWLATVFGWAFAGWGTTLYWWAGILYVVQVRRLVKADAVAD; this is translated from the coding sequence GTGGAGGTCCAGGAGACTCGCGTTCAGACGAACCGGGTACTCACCATCCCCAACATCCTCAGCATGGCTCGCCTCGTCGGCGTACCTGTCTTCCTGTGGCTGATTCTCCGTCCTGAGTTCGGCGGGCCCAAGAGCGACGGCTGGGCGTTGCTCGTACTGATGTTCAGCGGTATCAGCGACTACCTGGACGGAAAGCTGGCGCGTCGCTGGAACCAGATCAGTAGCCTGGGGCGACTGCTCGACCCGGCCGCCGACCGTCTCTACATTCTTTCGACCCTTGTCGGGCTGACCTGGCGGGAGATCCTTCCCCTCTGGCTCACCGCAGCGCTTCTCGCACGCGAGCTGATGCTTCTCGTGATGGTGGGAATCCTGCGCCGGCACGGCTATCCGCCGCCCCAGGTGAACTTCCTGGGCAAGGCGGCTACGTTCAATCTGATGTACGCGTTTCCCTTGTTGCTGCTCAGCGACGGAGGTGGTTGGCTTGCATGGCTGGCCACTGTTTTCGGATGGGCGTTCGCAGGATGGGGTACAACGCTCTACTGGTGGGCAGGGATCCTCTATGTGGTTCAGGTCCGCCGGCTTGTCAAGGCGGATGCAGTAGCCGATTGA
- a CDS encoding PTS glucose transporter subunit IIA, producing the protein MTTVTSPLAGRAIGLAAVPDPVFSGAMVGPGTAIDPVREPSEAVSPVDGIVVSLHPHAFVVVDGEGHGVLTHLGIDTVQLNGEGFELLVNKGDTVTRGQSIVRWDPAAVETAGKSPICPIVALEATPDSLSSVVEDGDVKVGEALFGWQ; encoded by the coding sequence ATGACCACTGTGACGTCCCCTCTTGCCGGACGTGCCATCGGGCTCGCTGCGGTACCCGACCCGGTCTTCTCCGGCGCGATGGTCGGTCCGGGTACCGCCATCGACCCGGTACGCGAGCCGTCGGAGGCCGTGTCGCCGGTCGACGGAATCGTCGTCTCCCTGCACCCGCACGCGTTCGTCGTCGTGGACGGCGAGGGACACGGGGTTCTCACCCACCTCGGCATCGACACCGTCCAGCTGAACGGTGAGGGCTTCGAGCTCCTGGTGAACAAGGGTGACACCGTGACTCGCGGCCAGAGCATCGTGCGCTGGGACCCTGCGGCCGTCGAGACGGCAGGCAAGTCGCCCATCTGCCCCATCGTGGCACTGGAGGCAACCCCCGACTCGCTCTCCTCCGTCGTCGAGGACGGCGACGTGAAGGTCGGCGAAGCGCTGTTCGGCTGGCAGTAA